The following are from one region of the Methylophilus sp. DW102 genome:
- a CDS encoding carbamoyltransferase C-terminal domain-containing protein, which produces MPESIPTNSILGINYSGMHDTAIAVTAPDGSPIFACSLERLSRVKQDGRPPFALLEKMPWDRIAKIAISTDQYFSFPANYESKLLATPLPQVREAGLVHEEPFYDFIKSLPAEKVFVCHQMAHAASAFWASGFESALCLTYDGGMCNSPWFGGLYLCDREKGIQALDQFSALHYAKITSLYTFVTGLLGFTPNKHEGKITGLAAYGKASDACRYFLKNLFDADFLSIESTVEWSSVYSVDQVPALNVRDGKMDVYRQAAEAFSKEELAATVQEMAEQHILEILDRAKKIGWTSENICLAGGLFANVKINQRVVESGFSKLFVAPPMTDDGTALGAAWHALVGQSQFEPQKIKSMYLGPSYDPREIETLLTNECIEFERLPNAAETLSDLLSEGQVVAIFQGGMEFGPRSLGNRSIIAQATKSDINQSLNDRLNRTEFMPFAPITRIEDAQDCYLDIDKVLHTAEFMTVTVNCTSTMINACPAVVHVDGTARPQLVRPESNPLIHAILTSYLKKTNRPSLVNTSFNIHEEPIVCSPKDALHGFFESGLDYLYLEGGYLVAFKNNTHVALKYLQEKIKSPSQKSLHQAATITLQDKKLAEFEAQLVEKERVIQEQNAQLINYRQELGQHAGALRAYHLAYGGLSPFAPIARLVRAFYNVIRPRLGQLSQYSPRPMSRLASPCISKLSAYPCISIVTPSYQQGEYIERTIKSVIDQAYPNLQYFVQDGGSSDTTTLVLRRYENSLSGWVSEKDSGQSQAINRGFNQLNGEIMAWLNSDDLLLPGALHIVSDYFNRHPEVDVVYGNRLLIDVNDMEIGRWILPGHDSAILSWVDYVPQETLFWRRRIWEKAGGKIDESFRFAMDWDLLVRFRDAGAKFGHIPQFLGAFRIHEHQKTSAAINQIGYQEMGRIRERTLGYLPECKQIRKAVLPYLLKHIFVDMIYRLKTRFGIKA; this is translated from the coding sequence ATGCCTGAAAGTATTCCTACTAATAGCATATTAGGAATTAATTATAGTGGTATGCACGATACGGCAATTGCGGTTACTGCCCCAGATGGATCGCCCATTTTTGCATGTTCTTTAGAGCGCTTGAGCCGTGTCAAGCAAGATGGTCGCCCTCCATTTGCACTGCTAGAAAAAATGCCCTGGGATCGCATAGCCAAAATTGCTATCTCAACGGATCAGTATTTTTCGTTCCCCGCTAATTATGAAAGTAAGTTGCTTGCCACGCCTCTGCCGCAAGTGCGTGAGGCTGGGTTGGTTCATGAAGAACCTTTTTATGATTTTATTAAATCACTTCCTGCTGAAAAGGTATTTGTATGTCATCAAATGGCGCACGCTGCATCAGCATTTTGGGCAAGTGGATTTGAGTCAGCGCTTTGCTTAACTTACGACGGGGGTATGTGTAATAGCCCTTGGTTTGGAGGGTTATACCTTTGTGATCGTGAAAAGGGAATACAGGCTTTAGATCAGTTCAGCGCGCTACATTACGCCAAAATAACTTCCCTTTATACCTTTGTTACTGGATTGTTGGGGTTTACCCCTAATAAACATGAGGGGAAAATCACGGGCTTGGCGGCATATGGTAAAGCTTCAGATGCTTGTCGTTATTTTCTGAAGAATTTATTTGATGCAGATTTCTTATCAATAGAATCGACTGTTGAGTGGAGTTCTGTTTATTCTGTTGATCAAGTCCCCGCACTTAACGTTCGAGACGGAAAAATGGACGTTTACAGGCAGGCCGCGGAAGCTTTTAGCAAAGAAGAGCTTGCTGCCACTGTTCAAGAGATGGCTGAACAACATATATTGGAAATATTAGATCGTGCCAAAAAAATTGGATGGACGAGTGAAAATATATGTTTGGCAGGCGGATTATTTGCTAACGTAAAAATTAATCAGAGAGTCGTTGAGTCGGGATTCAGTAAACTTTTCGTTGCTCCTCCTATGACGGATGATGGAACGGCTTTGGGAGCTGCCTGGCATGCGCTTGTGGGGCAGTCTCAGTTTGAACCACAAAAAATAAAATCTATGTACCTCGGGCCGTCTTATGATCCTCGCGAAATAGAGACTTTGTTGACAAATGAGTGTATAGAGTTTGAGCGATTGCCAAATGCTGCAGAGACGCTTTCAGACCTTCTTTCAGAGGGTCAAGTGGTCGCGATATTTCAGGGGGGAATGGAATTTGGGCCTCGCTCATTAGGTAATCGATCGATTATTGCACAAGCGACCAAAAGCGATATTAATCAGAGTCTGAATGATCGTCTGAATAGGACTGAGTTCATGCCTTTTGCACCGATAACCCGTATTGAGGATGCACAAGACTGTTATCTTGATATCGATAAAGTTTTACATACTGCAGAGTTTATGACAGTTACTGTTAACTGTACTTCAACAATGATCAACGCATGTCCTGCAGTTGTGCATGTTGATGGCACTGCCCGCCCACAATTGGTCCGCCCTGAATCCAATCCACTTATACACGCCATACTCACGAGTTATCTGAAAAAGACTAACCGTCCAAGTTTGGTGAATACTTCTTTTAACATACATGAAGAGCCTATCGTTTGCTCACCAAAAGATGCGTTACATGGCTTCTTTGAATCTGGACTAGACTACCTGTATCTTGAGGGTGGATATCTGGTCGCTTTTAAAAATAATACTCATGTGGCCCTTAAATATCTTCAGGAAAAAATTAAGAGCCCCAGTCAAAAGTCGTTACATCAAGCTGCTACTATTACCTTACAGGATAAAAAGCTGGCTGAGTTCGAGGCTCAATTGGTTGAGAAAGAGCGTGTTATTCAAGAGCAGAATGCTCAACTGATCAACTATCGTCAAGAATTAGGCCAACATGCAGGTGCGTTGCGGGCATATCATTTGGCATATGGTGGGTTAAGTCCATTTGCCCCTATCGCAAGATTGGTTCGAGCATTTTATAATGTGATCCGACCTCGATTGGGGCAACTTTCTCAATACTCTCCGCGACCAATGAGTCGCCTAGCAAGCCCATGCATATCTAAGCTATCTGCTTATCCATGCATATCAATTGTCACCCCTTCTTATCAGCAAGGCGAATATATTGAGCGCACGATAAAAAGTGTTATTGATCAGGCGTATCCTAATCTTCAATATTTTGTTCAAGATGGAGGATCTAGTGACACCACAACTTTGGTGTTGCGGCGATATGAAAATAGCTTGTCTGGTTGGGTGTCTGAAAAAGACTCTGGGCAGTCTCAAGCGATTAATCGCGGATTTAATCAACTCAATGGTGAGATTATGGCATGGCTGAACTCAGACGATTTACTTTTACCAGGTGCTTTGCATATTGTTTCTGATTATTTTAATCGGCATCCCGAGGTTGATGTAGTTTATGGTAATCGGTTGCTGATTGATGTAAATGATATGGAAATTGGACGCTGGATTCTTCCCGGACATGATAGTGCCATTCTTTCATGGGTCGATTACGTGCCGCAAGAAACTCTATTCTGGCGTCGTCGCATCTGGGAAAAAGCTGGTGGGAAAATTGATGAGTCATTCCGCTTTGCTATGGATTGGGATTTGCTCGTACGCTTTAGGGATGCAGGTGCCAAGTTTGGACATATTCCGCAGTTTCTTGGAGCATTTCGAATTCATGAGCATCAAAAAACATCAGCTGCGATAAATCAAATTGGATATCAAGAGATGGGGCGAATTCGAGAGCGAACTTTGGGGTATTTACCTGAGTGCAAACAAATTCGTAAGGCAGTGTTGCCTTACTTACTTAAGCATATTTTCGTCGACATGATTTACAGGCTTAAAACTAGGTTTGGTATCAAGGCGTAA
- a CDS encoding glycosyltransferase family 2 protein: MIDGKKLLSIVIPCYNEEEVIKETVGRLERLIGELASSSISVELIFVDDGSKDKTRNILKEYAINNKHIKLIAFARNFGHQIAVTAGIDAANGDAVVLIDADLQDPPELIHQMLDKWAEGYDVVYGTRSERAGESAFKLVTARAFYRLLNRLSDVPIPLDTGDFRLMSRNVVNTLRAMPEQERFIRGMVSWVGFNQISLPYKRAERFAGVSKYPLRKMIKFATDGIMSFSTKPLKMSVALGVMCSLISLFAILYVLFLRLFTNIWVEGWAAIMISVLFIGGVQLICTGILGEYVGRIYNQIKSRPLYVVQEYIGFEKNPPALTRSPTGLK, from the coding sequence ATGATTGACGGTAAAAAACTATTATCTATTGTCATACCGTGCTACAACGAAGAAGAGGTTATAAAAGAAACAGTTGGTCGTTTGGAAAGATTGATTGGTGAACTCGCAAGCTCTAGTATCAGTGTAGAACTAATTTTTGTGGATGATGGTAGTAAAGATAAAACTCGTAACATTCTGAAAGAGTATGCCATTAATAATAAACACATCAAATTAATTGCTTTTGCTCGTAATTTTGGACACCAGATTGCTGTTACTGCTGGGATAGATGCTGCAAATGGCGACGCTGTAGTTCTTATTGATGCGGATTTACAGGATCCCCCAGAACTTATACATCAAATGCTTGATAAGTGGGCTGAAGGATATGATGTTGTTTATGGCACGCGTAGTGAAAGGGCTGGCGAGTCAGCATTTAAATTAGTGACTGCTAGAGCATTCTATAGATTACTCAATCGTTTATCTGATGTGCCTATTCCGTTAGACACTGGCGACTTTAGATTGATGAGTCGAAACGTTGTCAATACATTAAGAGCAATGCCTGAGCAAGAGCGATTTATCAGAGGGATGGTAAGCTGGGTTGGTTTTAACCAAATAAGCTTGCCTTATAAACGCGCAGAGAGATTTGCTGGGGTTAGCAAGTATCCTTTAAGAAAAATGATTAAATTTGCAACCGACGGCATTATGTCATTTTCAACGAAACCGTTGAAAATGTCTGTAGCGCTGGGTGTTATGTGTTCCCTAATCTCTCTATTTGCAATTCTATACGTTTTGTTTCTCCGGCTATTTACAAATATCTGGGTTGAGGGATGGGCAGCGATCATGATTTCTGTTTTATTTATTGGCGGTGTTCAATTGATTTGTACTGGCATTTTGGGTGAGTATGTAGGGCGAATATATAACCAAATAAAAAGCAGACCGTTGTACGTTGTTCAGGAATACATAGGATTTGAAAAAAATCCTCCAGCTTTAACAAGAAGCCCTACAGGATTGAAATGA
- a CDS encoding GtrA family protein: MAKLREFILYCFCGVVGVTTDYIVFLYLLKLDLWYQSANFLGYLSGTFVSFFLNRKFTFAIKDKVYLRLIKFLMVGAAGYFSSVIMLWLLVDMALLKAEIAKLILLPVIVIIQYSINRKITFKASK, encoded by the coding sequence ATGGCTAAATTGAGGGAGTTTATTCTTTATTGCTTTTGTGGTGTTGTTGGTGTTACTACTGATTATATTGTATTTTTATATTTATTAAAGTTGGACTTGTGGTATCAATCAGCAAATTTTTTGGGGTATTTGTCCGGTACATTTGTCAGTTTTTTTCTTAATAGAAAATTTACTTTTGCTATTAAAGATAAAGTTTATTTGCGTCTAATAAAGTTTTTAATGGTAGGTGCTGCAGGATATTTCAGTTCGGTAATTATGTTATGGCTACTAGTTGATATGGCATTGCTAAAAGCAGAAATTGCAAAGCTGATTTTATTGCCTGTAATAGTAATTATTCAGTATTCAATCAATAGAAAAATTACCTTTAAAGCAAGCAAGTAG
- a CDS encoding NAD(P)/FAD-dependent oxidoreductase, whose translation MPNTNSKEVIIIGAGFSGLAAAYELTKRGIAVTVLEASNDIGGLASAFEVGGERLDKFYHHWFTNDLEVMSLISELGLADNVKINPTNTGVYYANNFFKLSTPRDLLNFTPLAFLDRIRLGLLALKARRIKNWKVLESKTAEEWLRELGGEQVYKVIWQPLLKGKFGPYAEKVSAVWFWNKLKLRGGSRGKGGEERLAYLKGSFALLAETLAKRIVEYGGRIELNSPVNRFQPHDGRWEVVTNSTSFHCDRVIATPALPLIADMISSWATPAYVASLNRIEYIGNVCLVLELTQPLSKTYWLNVNDPDFPFVGVIEHTNFEKPETYDGRHIVYLSKYLPHTDPLYSMNADQFMEYALPYLKRMFPAFNTDWILKHYLWRARWSQPVVEKNYSQLIPSEDAYEEGMHICSMAQIYPEDRGTNYAIREGRKVGMRIANLLQELI comes from the coding sequence ATGCCTAATACTAACAGTAAAGAAGTAATCATCATTGGGGCAGGTTTTTCTGGACTTGCAGCGGCGTATGAATTAACAAAAAGGGGCATTGCCGTAACTGTGTTAGAGGCTTCAAATGACATTGGTGGTTTGGCTTCTGCATTTGAAGTGGGCGGCGAACGTCTTGACAAGTTCTATCATCATTGGTTTACAAACGATTTGGAAGTTATGAGCTTAATCAGTGAGCTTGGCCTTGCTGATAACGTCAAAATTAACCCAACTAATACAGGTGTCTATTACGCAAACAATTTTTTTAAGTTATCAACTCCAAGGGATCTGCTTAATTTTACTCCGTTAGCATTTCTTGACAGAATTCGTTTAGGCTTACTTGCCTTGAAGGCAAGACGTATCAAGAATTGGAAAGTTTTAGAAAGTAAAACTGCTGAAGAGTGGTTGAGAGAGTTGGGTGGGGAGCAAGTTTATAAGGTGATTTGGCAGCCTCTCTTAAAGGGAAAGTTTGGACCATACGCTGAAAAGGTATCTGCTGTTTGGTTCTGGAATAAGCTTAAGCTGAGGGGGGGTAGCAGGGGCAAAGGGGGTGAGGAGCGTTTAGCGTACTTGAAAGGTAGCTTTGCTTTATTGGCCGAAACACTAGCAAAGCGAATTGTTGAATACGGAGGAAGAATCGAGCTTAACTCGCCAGTTAATCGCTTTCAGCCTCATGATGGGAGATGGGAGGTTGTCACCAATTCAACTTCTTTTCACTGTGACAGAGTAATTGCAACCCCTGCATTGCCTTTGATTGCTGATATGATTTCTTCATGGGCAACCCCTGCTTACGTGGCATCTTTAAATCGAATTGAATACATCGGCAATGTCTGTTTGGTTTTAGAGTTAACACAGCCATTGTCTAAAACATATTGGTTAAATGTAAATGATCCGGACTTTCCTTTTGTTGGCGTTATTGAGCATACCAACTTTGAAAAGCCTGAAACTTACGACGGACGCCATATTGTATATCTATCCAAATATTTGCCGCATACTGATCCTTTATACTCCATGAATGCCGATCAATTTATGGAGTATGCACTTCCTTACCTGAAACGAATGTTTCCGGCTTTTAACACTGATTGGATACTTAAGCATTATTTATGGCGAGCTAGATGGTCTCAGCCTGTAGTTGAAAAAAACTACAGTCAGTTAATTCCATCAGAAGATGCCTATGAGGAGGGCATGCATATTTGCTCTATGGCACAAATCTATCCCGAAGATAGAGGTACTAACTATGCCATTAGAGAAGGACGAAAAGTTGGCATGCGCATTGCAAACTTATTACAAGAGCTTATATAA
- the gmd gene encoding GDP-mannose 4,6-dehydratase, which translates to MIKKALITGVTGQDGSYLAELLLEKGYEVHGIKRRASLFNTDRIDHLYQDPHDTDRRFVLHYGDMTDSSSLIRIIQQVQPDEIYNLAAQSHVAVSFEEPEYTANSDALGALRILEAIRILKLEKKTRFYQASTSELYGLVQEIPQKETTPFYPRSPYAVAKLYAYWITVNYREAYGIYACNGILFNHESPVRGETFVTRKITRALARIKLGLQDCLFLGNLDAKRDWGHAKDYVEMQWLMLQQEVAEDFVIATGVQYSVREFVNAAAKEIGISIRWSGQGVDEKGFDSTGKCIVAIDPRYFRPTEVETLLGDASKAKQKLGWTPKISFEALVSEMMREDMKSAERDELVRRHGFSTPDYHE; encoded by the coding sequence ATGATAAAAAAAGCACTAATTACTGGTGTAACAGGGCAGGATGGCTCGTATCTCGCAGAGCTATTGTTAGAAAAAGGGTATGAGGTACACGGCATAAAGCGCCGTGCTTCGTTGTTCAATACAGATCGTATTGATCATCTTTATCAAGATCCGCATGATACAGATCGTCGATTTGTACTTCATTATGGCGATATGACGGATTCGTCAAGTTTGATCCGTATTATTCAACAAGTGCAACCTGATGAGATTTATAACCTCGCGGCGCAGTCGCATGTGGCTGTTTCGTTTGAAGAGCCAGAATATACGGCCAACTCAGATGCATTAGGTGCTTTGCGTATTTTAGAGGCAATCCGTATTCTCAAACTTGAGAAAAAAACACGCTTTTATCAGGCGTCGACCTCAGAACTTTACGGTTTGGTGCAGGAGATTCCGCAAAAGGAGACAACGCCGTTTTATCCTCGGTCGCCTTATGCAGTGGCAAAATTATATGCATATTGGATCACAGTAAACTATCGTGAGGCTTATGGTATTTACGCGTGTAACGGCATTCTTTTTAACCATGAAAGTCCCGTACGTGGTGAGACGTTTGTGACGCGCAAGATCACACGTGCGCTTGCGCGTATCAAGTTGGGCCTGCAAGATTGTTTGTTTTTGGGCAATCTGGATGCAAAGCGTGACTGGGGGCATGCAAAGGATTATGTAGAGATGCAGTGGTTGATGCTCCAGCAGGAGGTTGCTGAGGATTTTGTGATTGCAACAGGTGTTCAGTATAGCGTAAGAGAGTTTGTGAATGCTGCTGCAAAGGAGATTGGCATTTCGATTCGTTGGTCGGGTCAGGGTGTTGATGAGAAAGGCTTTGATTCCACGGGTAAATGCATCGTCGCGATTGACCCTCGTTATTTCCGCCCAACAGAGGTGGAGACATTGCTTGGGGATGCAAGTAAAGCCAAACAAAAGTTAGGGTGGACACCAAAAATCAGCTTTGAAGCATTGGTGAGTGAAATGATGAGGGAAGACATGAAGTCAGCCGAGCGTGACGAGTTGGTACGACGACATGGTTTCAGTACTCCAGACTACCATGAGTAA
- a CDS encoding GDP-L-fucose synthase: MDKNAKIFVAGHRGMVGSAIVRRLQSAGYTNVITRSHAELDLTYQPKVVEFFQQERPDYVFLAAAKVGGIHANNTYRAEFIYQNLMMEANIVHAAWQSGVQRLLFLGSSCIYPRDCPQPIKEEYLLTGPLEQTNEPYAIAKIAGIKLCESYNRQYNTQYVSVMPTNLYGPNDNYDLNNSHVLPALIRKAHEAKLRNDASYVVWGSGKPMREFLYVDDMADACVFLMERDDIKEGLFNVGTGQDVTIRELAETVMDVVGFQGEIVFDASKPDGTPRKLLNVNKLAELGWRAQTSLRAGIAMSYANFLTKSFE, encoded by the coding sequence ATGGATAAGAATGCGAAGATTTTCGTAGCAGGTCACCGCGGGATGGTGGGCTCTGCCATCGTTCGACGCCTTCAATCAGCAGGCTATACAAATGTGATTACGCGCTCACATGCGGAACTGGACTTAACATACCAGCCTAAGGTTGTAGAGTTCTTTCAACAGGAGCGACCAGACTATGTATTTTTAGCCGCGGCAAAGGTTGGTGGTATACATGCCAACAATACCTACCGTGCAGAGTTCATCTATCAGAACTTAATGATGGAAGCAAATATTGTGCATGCTGCTTGGCAGTCTGGTGTGCAAAGATTGCTTTTCCTCGGATCTAGTTGTATCTATCCACGTGACTGTCCGCAGCCCATTAAAGAAGAGTACTTGCTGACCGGCCCTTTGGAGCAGACGAACGAGCCTTATGCAATCGCAAAAATTGCAGGGATCAAGTTATGTGAAAGTTATAATCGCCAGTACAACACACAATATGTCTCGGTGATGCCCACAAATTTGTATGGCCCGAATGACAACTACGACCTCAACAATAGCCATGTATTACCTGCATTGATCCGTAAAGCGCATGAAGCTAAATTACGCAATGATGCCAGTTATGTGGTTTGGGGGTCTGGTAAGCCCATGCGCGAGTTTTTGTATGTGGATGATATGGCAGATGCATGCGTGTTCTTAATGGAGCGCGATGATATCAAGGAGGGGTTGTTTAATGTTGGTACAGGGCAGGATGTGACGATTCGTGAGTTAGCCGAGACAGTAATGGATGTCGTCGGGTTTCAAGGGGAAATTGTGTTTGATGCCAGTAAACCCGATGGTACGCCACGTAAGTTATTGAATGTTAATAAACTCGCTGAACTTGGATGGCGTGCACAAACTTCATTGCGTGCAGGGATTGCAATGTCATATGCCAATTTTCTGACCAAATCTTTCGAATAG
- a CDS encoding glycosyltransferase family 2 protein has protein sequence MSSARSEVNPLVTVVVPSFNQGRFLNDALTSIFEQNVPVEVFVMDGGSSDNSIDVIHKWSDRLAGWRSAKDDGQAAAINEGISLGKAPFVCWLNSDDWFLSNALSTLICALQANPDAPAVYGRAWNVIEHTGKRKPVWVEPFDEDRLALRCIISQPATLIRRSAWDAVGGVDNKLHMVMDYDLWWRLFKHVGALAFVDHYVAVNREHEATKTKTLRRRHYQEAISVVRKYHGSVPLKWWLAQPYAVWFKSIAR, from the coding sequence ATGTCCTCAGCGCGTTCAGAAGTTAATCCTCTGGTGACAGTCGTTGTACCGTCTTTTAATCAAGGGCGCTTTCTGAATGATGCATTGACTTCAATTTTTGAGCAGAATGTCCCTGTTGAAGTGTTTGTGATGGATGGGGGATCGTCAGACAACTCCATCGATGTTATCCATAAGTGGTCAGACCGTCTAGCTGGTTGGCGTAGCGCCAAAGATGATGGTCAAGCAGCTGCTATTAATGAAGGCATCAGCTTGGGTAAGGCTCCATTTGTCTGTTGGTTAAACAGTGATGATTGGTTTTTATCGAATGCGTTATCGACTTTGATCTGTGCTTTGCAGGCAAATCCTGATGCTCCTGCAGTGTATGGACGGGCGTGGAACGTGATAGAGCACACAGGTAAGCGTAAGCCTGTATGGGTAGAGCCATTTGATGAAGATCGACTGGCTTTACGCTGTATTATTTCGCAACCTGCAACACTTATCCGCCGTTCAGCATGGGATGCGGTTGGTGGGGTAGATAATAAGTTACACATGGTCATGGATTATGATTTATGGTGGCGCCTTTTTAAACATGTGGGGGCACTGGCATTTGTAGATCACTACGTAGCAGTGAATCGAGAGCATGAGGCTACCAAGACCAAAACGTTGCGACGTCGCCATTATCAGGAGGCGATATCAGTTGTGCGCAAATATCATGGAAGTGTGCCATTAAAGTGGTGGTTGGCTCAGCCTTATGCTGTATGGTTTAAATCAATCGCGAGATAA
- a CDS encoding glycosyltransferase family 4 protein, with amino-acid sequence MRVLHFYKTSFPDTMGGVEQVINQIARGANRWGVQTDVLSLTPKRVPRVIEMDGYWAHRAKLDLQIASTGFSVSAFLRFAQLAKKADVIHYHFPWPFMDVVHFATMVKKPTVLTYHSDIIRQKHLLKFYRPLKRKFLGAVNSIVATSPNYLATSDVLTKYKNKVSVIPIGLDKATYPVPSAERLNYWQGRVGQKFFLFVGVIRYYKGLHILLEAAKGLDYPIVIVGAGPIEGELKQQAIKLGLRNIHFLGQLPDEDKVALLTLCYGVLFPSHLRSEAFGISLLEGAMYGKPMISSEIGTGTTFINIANETGLVVPPSDPAALRQAMQYLWEHPDQAAEMGRRAEERYWEHFTADQMVKSYVDLYRSLVK; translated from the coding sequence ATGAGAGTACTGCATTTTTATAAAACATCTTTCCCAGATACCATGGGAGGGGTTGAGCAAGTGATCAATCAGATCGCAAGAGGTGCAAATAGGTGGGGTGTGCAGACTGATGTGTTGTCTCTGACGCCAAAGCGAGTGCCTCGTGTGATTGAGATGGATGGTTATTGGGCGCATCGTGCAAAGTTAGACTTGCAAATTGCATCGACAGGATTTTCAGTGTCAGCGTTTTTGCGTTTTGCGCAACTAGCCAAAAAGGCTGACGTGATTCATTACCATTTTCCTTGGCCGTTCATGGATGTTGTTCACTTTGCGACCATGGTGAAAAAGCCGACAGTATTAACCTATCATTCGGATATTATTCGCCAGAAGCATCTCCTCAAGTTTTATCGGCCTTTGAAGAGGAAGTTTCTTGGCGCGGTCAACAGTATTGTCGCAACATCCCCTAATTATTTGGCGACCAGTGATGTACTCACAAAGTACAAGAATAAAGTCAGTGTTATTCCGATTGGATTAGATAAGGCAACTTATCCAGTGCCATCAGCCGAAAGGCTGAACTACTGGCAGGGCAGGGTTGGCCAAAAATTCTTTTTGTTTGTAGGTGTTATCCGTTATTACAAAGGCCTGCACATTTTGTTAGAGGCCGCAAAAGGGCTAGATTATCCGATTGTCATTGTCGGTGCAGGCCCCATTGAGGGCGAGCTAAAGCAGCAGGCGATCAAACTGGGGCTGCGCAATATACACTTTTTGGGGCAATTGCCGGACGAAGATAAAGTTGCACTGCTAACTTTGTGTTATGGCGTTCTTTTTCCTTCTCACTTAAGGTCGGAAGCGTTTGGCATTTCATTGCTGGAGGGGGCCATGTATGGCAAACCGATGATCTCTAGTGAGATCGGCACCGGCACCACTTTTATTAATATTGCAAATGAAACGGGTTTGGTTGTGCCCCCAAGTGATCCTGCGGCTTTACGTCAAGCGATGCAGTATTTATGGGAGCATCCTGATCAGGCGGCTGAAATGGGAAGGCGGGCTGAAGAAAGATATTGGGAGCATTTTACAGCGGACCAAATGGTTAAATCTTACGTTGATTTATATCGAAGTTTGGTAAAGTAG
- a CDS encoding dicarboxylate/amino acid:cation symporter, which translates to MSKLGLNGQILLAVVVAVTLGLFAQGKAPEGVLYAANLVGTLFIDLLKMVMIPLVFCAIVTGIANLRQHRQIDVVWKTTLLFFATTTIIAVVIGLTASHLFKPGAGLHLEMFSHAMQQFESRQMSLPEFFTQFLHGIFMNPFKALAEGNILAIVAYAMCLGIALVMASERYPQWLALFEEGMGLSMQMIGWIMRLAPWGIAALLFKLVATQDVSLFASLTKFMLVVTGTTLFHGVIVLPVLLFLFTGKHPVWFLRQAREALVTAFATSSSNATMPVTMRCATQNMHVKPEIAGFVVPLGATMNMDGTALYEAAAALFVAQLAGIDLSLGQQLVVCLTTMIAAMGAPGIPSAGMVTMVMVLQSVGLPAEAIAILLPIDRLLDTVRTAVNVEGDMIGSLVVQHRIEQLAK; encoded by the coding sequence ATGAGTAAGCTTGGACTGAACGGACAAATTCTACTGGCTGTTGTAGTGGCTGTAACGCTGGGGTTATTTGCGCAGGGAAAAGCGCCAGAGGGTGTGTTATATGCGGCGAACTTAGTGGGTACTTTGTTCATTGATTTGTTGAAAATGGTGATGATCCCATTGGTGTTTTGCGCGATTGTGACTGGCATCGCCAATCTGCGCCAGCATCGTCAGATTGATGTGGTGTGGAAAACAACCTTGCTGTTTTTTGCTACCACGACCATCATCGCGGTGGTAATTGGGTTGACTGCAAGTCATCTTTTTAAACCGGGGGCAGGGCTGCATCTGGAAATGTTTTCGCATGCCATGCAGCAGTTTGAATCCAGGCAGATGAGCCTGCCCGAGTTTTTCACACAGTTTTTGCACGGCATATTCATGAATCCCTTCAAGGCGCTGGCCGAGGGTAATATTCTGGCGATTGTTGCTTATGCCATGTGTTTGGGCATTGCGCTGGTGATGGCGTCCGAGCGCTATCCGCAATGGCTGGCGTTGTTTGAAGAGGGCATGGGTCTAAGCATGCAGATGATTGGTTGGATCATGCGGCTGGCACCATGGGGGATTGCTGCACTGTTATTCAAGCTGGTCGCAACGCAGGATGTGAGCCTGTTTGCCTCTTTGACCAAGTTTATGCTGGTGGTGACCGGGACGACCTTGTTTCATGGCGTGATTGTTTTACCGGTCTTGTTGTTTCTGTTTACAGGCAAACATCCCGTGTGGTTTTTGCGGCAAGCCAGGGAGGCATTGGTGACGGCCTTTGCCACCAGTTCTAGCAATGCGACCATGCCGGTGACGATGCGTTGTGCGACGCAAAACATGCATGTGAAGCCTGAGATTGCCGGGTTTGTGGTGCCGCTAGGGGCAACCATGAATATGGATGGCACGGCCCTGTATGAGGCGGCAGCGGCCTTGTTTGTGGCACAACTGGCCGGGATTGATTTGTCGCTGGGGCAGCAGTTGGTGGTGTGTTTAACCACCATGATCGCGGCCATGGGGGCCCCGGGGATTCCCAGTGCGGGCATGGTGACCATGGTGATGGTGTTACAAAGCGTGGGATTGCCGGCTGAAGCCATTGCCATTTTGTTGCCTATAGACCGCTTGCTCGATACCGTCCGTACTGCCGTCAATGTCGAGGGCGATATGATAGGCAGTTTGGTGGTACAACATCGCATTGAACAATTAGCGAAATAG